In Bacteroidales bacterium, the following are encoded in one genomic region:
- a CDS encoding acetyl-CoA carboxylase biotin carboxyl carrier protein subunit → METKKKCKSLIIESTKYLTHYTKKFEQRKKWEKPDDKKIHAVIPGTILKIFVKEGQKMKAGEKLILLEAMKMENKILIPNDGKIKEIKVKEGQRVMKKDLLLELV, encoded by the coding sequence ATGGAAACAAAGAAAAAATGTAAATCGTTAATAATTGAAAGCACAAAATATTTAACCCATTATACAAAAAAATTCGAACAAAGAAAAAAATGGGAAAAACCTGATGATAAAAAAATTCATGCAGTTATACCCGGAACAATACTAAAAATATTTGTTAAAGAAGGGCAAAAAATGAAAGCAGGTGAAAAACTTATTTTACTTGAGGCTATGAAAATGGAAAATAAAATTTTAATACCAAATGACGGTAAAATAAAAGAAATAAAAGTAAAAGAAGGACAAAGGGTTATGAAAAAAGACCTGCTGCTTGAATTAGTGTAA